The Panicum virgatum strain AP13 chromosome 5K, P.virgatum_v5, whole genome shotgun sequence genome has a window encoding:
- the LOC120709820 gene encoding uncharacterized protein LOC120709820: protein MPPAMENVKAITTRGGKTTQDPPYPNHVNRKKASPVTEEPPREEEPEKVHEGKTTPHEFYDTHVPTYARYIKDIINKRPLPTTEVIKLTEACNAAVLQQLLEKKKDPGFPTIRCSIGAQNFDKALCDLGASVSVMPKAVFDQLNYIELTPTPMQLQLADSLVRHPEGIPEDVLVRVRGCFIPVDFVVLDMDNQKKTTLNLGWPFLNTAYAHIDVRAREIRLHINGKEEKFDF, encoded by the exons ATGCCCCCTGCTATGGAGAACGTTAAGGCGATAACCACACGAGGAGGTAAAACTACTCAAGATCCACCTTATCCTAACCATGTCAACAGGAAGAAGGCAAGCCCGGTGACAGAAGAACCACCTCGAGAGGAGGAACCCGAgaaggttcatgaagggaagacgaCTCCGCATGAATTTTATGATACCCAT GTTCCGACCTATGCTCGCTACATCAAGGACATAATCAACAAGCGACCGCTGCCGACTACTGAAGTAATCAAGCTCACTGAGGCATGCAATGCAGCTGTACTTCAACAATTGctcgagaagaagaaggatccaGGATTTCCAACTATCAGATGTTCGATAGGGGCACAGAACTTCGACAAAGCCTTATGTGATTTGGGAGCCAGTGTTAGTGTGATGCCGAAGGCGGTCTTCGACCAACTTAACTACATAGAATTGACACCAACACCCATGCAGTTGCAATTGGCTGACTCCTTAGTACGACACCCAGAAGGAATCCCTGAGGATGTCCTAGTGAGAGTACGGGGCTGTTTCATCCCAGTCGACTTTGTGGTACTTGATATGGATAATCAGAAGAAGACTACTCTCAATCTAGGATGGCCATTCCTCAATacagcatatgcacatattgATGTCAGGGCCAGAGAAATCCGACTCCATATTAATGGTaaagaggagaaatttgacTTCTGA